From one Brachypodium distachyon strain Bd21 chromosome 4, Brachypodium_distachyon_v3.0, whole genome shotgun sequence genomic stretch:
- the LOC106866693 gene encoding uncharacterized protein LOC106866693, translating into MNKVRKQSVKDMKKQKVVEDKQPLELNLEKEVAVKEANKKKTVQAKQPLELNEEKEVPIKEAKKQKNVEAKQTAKALDLKNASKLSDSESKKRKIVQAKKQIRKKKTVQAKQPLELNKEKKVLVKEAKKQKNVEAKQTAKALDLKNASKVSDSESKKRKIVECQQTVVDLELDVDEQVKSKRKQAANKETTNVTSRENSMDLKESVAGSSKVCFDQIVYVAVNDCHMFSGPNENLLRRPRGKSSRVALPDIIDRLKKDFVPQGDVLATQLGTNEFLQSTCDPDLEVTSKVNGEAPKLISSALGNLCIYDTDSACSGDFKNAESLHTGDVSNSVPIDVHKSADLEHKEGPQAVLDPEASGATENAIAKKDAQIILEAPSESKKKEVSKASNDLAEARSVVNLDVKEQQAFVLKSNNVASETDDKHLKDELDSVLKEKEGVVSVTKPFIPIRNIQEATPTNAPETARNRSIHGTFTDPCIVDDKLADSILKNSMCRELNFDNAESSHMARNRKAVLDCAPSAPSFDLGIDEINDNIILQNVAPVASCLIEAKETELVEASTSDAKEIEVVVISSNEHEVAVQVPVDVISE; encoded by the exons ATGAACAAGGTAAGGAAACAGTCAGTTAAGGATATGAAGAAGCAGAAGGTTGTTGAGGACAAGCAACCTTTGGAATTGAACTTGGAAAAGGAAGTTGCAGTTAAGGAAGCAAATAAGAAGAAGACTGTCCAGGCCAAGCAACCTTTGGAATTGAACGAGGAAAAAGAAGTGCCAATTAAGGAAgcaaagaagcagaagaatGTTGAGGCCAAGCAGACTGCTAAAGCTTTGGATCTAAAGAACGCAAGCAAATTGTCAGATAGTGAATCCAAAAAGAGGAAGATTGTTCAGGCCAA GAAGCaaataagaaagaagaagactgTCCAGGCCAAGCAACCTTTGGAAttgaacaaggaaaaaaaagtgctAGTTAAGGAAgcaaagaagcagaagaatGTTGAGGCCAAGCAGACTGCTAAAGCTTTGGATCTGAAGAACGCAAGCAAAGTGTCAGATAGTGAATCCAAAAAGAGGAAGATTGTTGAGTGCCAGCAAACTGTTGTTGATTTAGAGTTGGATGTTGATGAGCAAGTTAAATCTAAGAGAAAGCAAGCTGCAAATAAAGAGACAACTAATGTTACAAGTAGAGAGAATTCAATGGATCTCAAAGAGAGTGTTGCAGGATCTAGTAAGGTTTGCTTTGATCAGATTGTATATGTTGCTGTCAATGATTGTCACATGTTTTCAGGACCTAATGAAAACCTTTTGAGGAGACCCCGTGGAAAGTCATCAAGGGTAGCGCTTCCGGACATAATTGATCGTTTGAAGAAGGATTTTGTACCACAGGGTGATGTATTAGCAACCCAATTGGGCACTAATGAATTTTTGCAATCAACTTGTGATCCAGATTTGGAAGTTACTAGCAAAGTCAATGGAGAAGCGCCAAAATTGATTAGTTCTGCATTAGGAAATTTGTGCATTTATGACACCGATTCTGCATGTAGTGGTGATTTCAAGAATGCTGAATCTCTTCATACAGGAGATGTTTCGAACAGTGTGCCTATTGATGTCCACAAATCTGCTGATTTGGAGCACAAGGAAGGACCTCAAGCAGTGTTGGATCCG GAAGCATCTGGTGCTACTGAAAATGCTATTGCTAAGAAGGATGCACAAATCATCCTGGAAGCTCCTTCTGAATCAAAGAAGAAGGAAGTTTCAAAGGCAAGCAATGATCTTGCTGAAGCAAGATCAGTTGTTAATCTTGATGTTAAAGAGCAGCAAGCATTTGTACTGAAGTCAAATAATGTTGCATCTGAAACTGACGACAAGCATTTGAAGGATGAATTGGATAGTGTGCTTAAGGAGAAAGAAGGTGTAGTTTCTGTCACTAAGCCATTCATTCCAATCAGAAACATTCAAGAGGCGACACCTACCAATGCTCCAGAGACTGCACGTAACAGATCCATTCATGGTACTTTCACTGATCCTTGTATTGTTGATGACAAACTAGCTGATTCAATTTTGAAGAACAGCATGTGCAGGGAGCTGAACTTTGACAATGCTGAATCAAGTCACATGGCCAGAAATAGGAAAGCAGTGCTTGATTGTGCACCTTCTGCTCCTTCGTTTGACTTAGGGATAGATGAAATTAATGACAACATCATTCTCCAAAATGTGGCCCCGGTTGCTTCATGTCTTATAGAGGCCAAGGAAACAGAATTAGTGGAAGCTAGTACTTCTGATGCCAAGGAAATAGAAGTAGTTGTTATATCAAGTAATGAACATGAGGTTGCTGTTCAAGTTCCTGTTGATGTCATTTCAGAATAG
- the LOC100843387 gene encoding uncharacterized protein LOC100843387 has translation MGAKWEVTFFEEQQTHELIKKFSLKKFLRSHRNISKEERDFIKFLHEVNLSSRKIMHFMAEIYGSQKNVPYKIKDVSNLKATFNELQQVGDMGQQLTYFNELREEDPGFFYKIQLDHHHRVEAYFKDHFFPFLQTTARSEGFNVVLKKNVNPHNSIFQFFLQYKKLQENHTVEANMVEKTYNCECSKIKRDGMLCYHVYKVLTYMGQTDEIPKQYILARWCNPAEELEPIKFEKPTNITGKLSRKDMRLIRYGNMCQDFTKIAAIASTSDKIIAIAKKHMAAMELDVNAARKVAATASKKKKETPKSAPTSAENQAAEGADEQQTQDEKVLDPPSTVTKGRPVSRTKKSDLGIKRTCPNECNLCGSREHTSAKCPLKLLQETKNLPHVL, from the exons ATGGGTGCCAAGTGGGAAGTAACTTTCTTTGAAGAACAGCAGACACACGAGCTGATAAAGAAGTTTTCTCTGAAGAAATTCCTGAGGTCACATCGGAACATCTCTAAAGAAGAGAGAGATTTCATTAAGTTTCTCCATGAAGTTAACCTATCTTCTAGAAAAATAATGCATTTCATGGCAGAGATATATGGATCGCAGAAGAATGTGCCATACAAGATTAAAGATGTTTCTAACCTGAAGGCAACATTCAACGAGCTCCAGCAAGTTGGGGATATGGGGCAGCAGCTAACTTACTTTAATGAATTGAGAGAAGAAGATCCAGGCTTTTTCTACAAAATACAACTTGATCATCACCACAGAGTTGAAG CCTACTTCAAAGACCACTTCTTCCCATTCCTCCAAACAACTGCCCGCAGTGAAGGCTTCAATGTTGTTCTTAAGAAGAACGTGAATCCTCACAACAGCATCTTCCAATTCTTTCTTCAGTACAAGAAACTACAGGAAA ATCATACAGTGGAAGCAAACATGGTTGAGAAGACATACAACTGCGAGTGCTCGAAAATAAAAAGAGACGGGATGCTATGCTACCATGTGTACAAAGTTCTAACGTACATGGGTCAGACGGATGAAATACCAAAACAATACATCCTAGCTAGATGGTGTAACCCAGCAGAAGAGCTAGAACCAATCAAGTTTGAGAAACCAACAAACATAACAGGCAAGTTGTCCAGAAAAGACATGAGACTGATTAGATATGGCAATATGTGTCAAGATTTCACAAAGATAGCAGCAATTGCATCAACTTCAGACAAGATAATAGCTATCGCTAAGAAACACATGGCTGCCATGGAGTTAGATGTAAATGCTGCAAGAAAAGTTGCTGCTACTGcaagcaagaaaaagaaggagaCACCAAAATCTGCTCCTACAAGTGCTGAAAATCAAGCTGCAGAAGGTGCTGATGAACAACAAACACAAGATGAGAAGGTTCTAGACCCACCAAGCACGGTAACAAAAGGAAGACCAGTTTCAAGAACAAAAAAGTCAGACCTAGGGATAAAACGCACATGCCCTAATGAATGCAACTTGTGTGGTTCAAGAGAACATACTTCAGCAAAGTGCCCACTCAAGCTACTTCAAGAGACAAAGAATCTACCTCATGTTCTCTAG